TGGTGCCGGAGGCGAGACTCGAACTCGCAAGAGGTTGCCCTCGGTGGATTTTGAGTCCACTGCGTCTACCAATTCCACCACTCCGGCGTGAGAAGTAGCCTTTAGAGAACCGTGTTGGCGAAGTCAATGTTTTTGTGGATGATTTTAGAAATTTTTGCCGTGAGCCAAGACCCACATCTTTCGCCCCCTTCGTGGCAAGGAGCTAATCCGCATAAATGGCTTGGAGCACGGCCTTGTCGTCGTCGGAGAACAGGCCGTTTTTATCTTCCTGGGGTTGCATGGAATTGAGCACGGAATCGGGATGGTTGCGCGGATGCCCGGTCACACCTAGGGCGTGCATGAATTCGTGACGAACCACCCACAGTTTTTGTCCGCCCGATGTTTGGAAATCCAGGTGCAGAATGACATCGGCTCGTTTGATTCGACGGGATGCCGTGGATACCACCCGAGTGCAGCCACGAATGAACTGGCCTTTTTCCTGCCACGTGGCCTGTTCTGCTTCGCTTCTGACAATGGCCTGTTGCCACTCTTCGTGGGAATCCGTCAGATAGACACGGATATTGGCCTGGCTTTTGGAAGATACCAACTCGATGCTCACATGTGGAATGATGTCAGTGAGTTCTCGCAGGACGGATTCCACGTAGTATTGCCCTTCCAACTGGTCTTCACCGCCGATCCAAACCGTGACAGGGCCCTCGAAGCGCGGGGCGCGGCCTCCGGGCACGTAATCGTGCACGATTTGGCTGTTGGCGAATATGAAAGTCGGGAAGAAAACCAGGCAAATCAACCATGAGATGGTGTGTCGACGCATGAGGGCTCCGTGGTGGCAAGGTCTGGTCGGAAGAGTTTGACATAGGCGCGGTAGCAGGCGGTCACCGGTGATGAAGGATCCATGCACGGGAGCAGGTTGCCTAACGGTTCGGGCAGCGGGGGCGTGGGAGATGGGGACGGAATGGGCAGCAGGGATTCATCCAGGGGAGGGCGGCCGCTCATGAGTTCGAGTTTGAGCTCCTGGAAATAGTTGGTGCCCAGGAAGGTGTTGGCTTTTTCCAGGATTTCCGGTCCCAGAAAAGAAAACTCCTGCATGACCATGGAGTTGGTCGTGCCCAGCAGCATGGTGGTCTTGCGCCGGCCCAGGGGACGAATCATCTCGGCCATGTCCGTCCCGAATATCTCCGGCCAGTGCCGCCACAGTCTGGCGATGGCCAGCTCCAGGGCCGCCTCGGGGGTATTCAGGGTCAGCCCGAGCGCCTCGTCCATGGCGCACACCCTTCGTTGTCGTTCACGCATGTCGTCTCCTAACCAGCTTGAAGCGAGGCCGCAAGATTGGATATCCCGGTCTTGACGTCAAAGCGGGTGATCTGTACATTTCGCTATATCGAAATATCTTGATATAAGAAAACAACGACACGTTTATGCATCTTCTGACTCAAACCAAAGCCCTGGCCGATGAAACCAGATTGCGCTTGCTCGGTATTTTGGCGCGCCATGAATTGAACGTGGGCGAAATCGTGCAGGTCATGGGCATGGGACAATCCCGGATTTCACGCCATCTCAAAATTTTGATGGATGCTGGTTTTGTGGCGTGCAAGCGCGATGGCCTGTGGGCCTTTTATTCCACGGTCGCGAATAACGGCGCGGGGGCACTTTTGCAGGCTGTTCTGGATGGCTTGTCGAAGATGCCCGAACACGCCCTGGATCTGGAAGGAGTGACCCGGGTCTTGTCGGAGCGTCGTCAATCCACGACCCGTTTTTTTGATGGACTTGCCGCTGATTGGACTCGCATGAGCCAGGAAATATTGGGGAATTTTGATCTGGCCCGTCATCTTCTGGGCGCGTTGCAGGAGTTCGAGACAGTCGTTGATCTGGGTTGTGGACCGGGACTGCTTTTGGGCACATTGGCCGAGCAAGCCCACCATGTCATCGGCGTGGATAACTCGGCGCGCATGCTCGAAGCCGCTGGCGCGTTGTTACCCGAAAATTCCAGGGTAAGTCTGCGTATTGGTGATTTGGAGCATTTGCCGCTGCGAGACGGCGAAGCGGATGCGGCCGTCATGTCCCTGGTGTTGCACCATCTGGCTTCCCCAGGGGCGGGCATCGTCGAAATGGGTCGGGTGGTTCGGCCGGGAGGGCGGGCCGTATTGGCCGAATTTCAGCTCCATGACAACGAAACCCTGCGTTCTCGCTATGGAGACCGTTGGTTGGGCTTTTCCCCGGACGATTTATGGCGTTGGCTGGAGCAAGCCGGTTTTCGGACGCAGACCTGCGAGCGGCACCCAATCAATTTGGGGCTGACGCTTATTGTCATCACCGCCAAACGCCACGATATTTCCATATAACACGCACGTGTATTCTGAAAGACAAGGAGAGATTATGACGTTACCCATTGACCCCGCCCTGGACCACAAGGTCGCCGATATGTCGCTGGCCGACTGGGGCGCCAAGGAGATGCAGCTTTCCGAACGGGAAATGCCTGGACTCATGGCGCTTATTGACAAATACGGGGCCACGCAGCCCCTCAAGGGACTGCGCGTTACCGGCAGTTTGCACATGACCATCCAGACGGCCATGCTCATCAAAACCCTCAAGGCGCTGGGCGCGGACGTACGCTGGGCGTCCTGCAACATTTTTTCCACGCAGGATCACGCCGCGGCCGCGGTGGTCGCCCAGGGGCTGGCCAAGGTTTTCGCCTGGAAGGGCGAGACCTTGGAAGACTACTGGTGGTGCACGGAAATGGCCCTGACCTGGCCCGACGGAACCGGGCCGGACCTCATTGTCGATGACGGCGGCGACGCGACACTTCTGGTGCACGAAGGCGCGAAATGCGAAAAGGATCCGTCCTTGCTGCATCGCGCCACGGACAACAAGGAATTCCGCTGCATCCTGGACCGCCTTGCCGCCGGGGCCAAGATCGACCCGCAAAAATGGACCAAGATCGCGGCAGGCATCCGTGGCGTGTCCGAGGAAACCACCACCGGCGTGCATCGTCTGTATCAGATGGCCAAGACCGGCGAACTGCTTTTCCCGGCGTTCAACGTCAATGATTCGGTCACCAAGTCCAAGTTCGATAACCTTTACGGCTGCCGGGAATCCCTGGCCGATGGCATCAAGCGGGCCACGGACATCATGGTCGCGGGCAAGGTCGTCTTGATCTGCGGCTACGGCGACGTGGGCAAGGGCTGCGCCCAGTCCATGCGTGGCTTTGGCGCGCGCGTGCTCGTCACCGAAGTCGACCCGATTTGCGCCCTGCAGGCGGCCATGGAAGGTTACGAAGTCACGACCATGGACAAGGGCGTGGCGGAAGCCGATATTTTTGTCACGGCCACGGGTAACTACCACGTCATCCGGGGCGAGCACATGCTGGCCATGAAGGACGAAGCCATCATTTGCAATATCGGGCATTTTGATAGCGAAATCGACATGGCTTTCCTGGAATCCACGTCCGGCTGCGTCAAGACAACCATCAAGCCCCAGGTGGACAAATGGGTGCTGCCCAGTGGCCGGAGCATCATCGTCCTGGCGGAAGGCCGTCTGGTGAATCTGGGCTGCGCCACGGGGCATCCCAGCTTTGTCATGTCCAATTCCTTCACCAATCAGGTCCTGGCCCAGCTTGATCTGGCCAAGAACACGTATGAGCCCCAGGTCATGATCCTGCCCAAGATTTTGGATGAGGAAGTGGCGCGCCTGCATTTGTCCCGTCTGGGCGTGGAGCTCGAAACCTTGACCCAGGAGCAGGCCGACTACATCGGCGTGTCCGTGAACGGCCCCTTTAAGCCGGACCATTATCGTTACTAAATGTATGTGAGAAGGAGACATCAATGATTCTCAATGCCGACCATTATCTGTTCACGTCCGAATCCGTGACCGAGGGCCATCCCGACAAAATCGCGGATCAGATTTCCGACGCCGTTCTCGACAGTCTGTTGGCCCAGGACCCCCGCTCTCGCGTGGCCTGCGAAACCCTGGTCACCACGGGCATGGCCGTCATCGCCGGAGAGATCACCACGGAAGCCTACGCGGACCTGCCCGAGATCGTGCGCTCCACGGTGCGCGAAATCGGGTATGTCAGCTCCGACATGGGCTTTGACGCCAATACCTGCGCCGTGTTGTCGTCCATCGACAAGCAGTCTCCGGATATTGCCCAGGGCGTGGATCGGTCCAAACCCGAGGATCAGGGCGCCGGCGATCAGGGCATGATGTTTGGGTATGCCACCACGGAAACGAGCGCGCTCATGCCCGCCCCCATTTACTACGCGCACAACCTGAGCCGCAGACTGGCCGAGGTGCGCAAGACCGGCGTGCTGAACTTTCTGCGTCCCGACGGCAAGACCCAGGTTTCGGTGGAATACCGCCAGGGCAAGCCCGTGCGCATCGACAACGTGGTCGTGTCTTCGCAGCATACGCCGGAAGTGACCTACGAGGAGATCGTCGACGGCATCAAGCGCGAGGTTATCGCCAAGGTCATGCCGGCCGAGATGATGGACGCCAACACCCGCATCTACATCAATACCACGGGCCGTTTCGTGGCGGGTGGTCCCTTGGCCGACTGCGGCCTGACCGGACGCAAGATCATCAACGACACCTACGGCGGCATGGGCAACCATGGCGGCGGGGCGTTTTCGGGCAAGGACCCGTCCAAGGTCGATCGCAGCGGCGCGTACATGGCCCGGTATGTGGCCAAAAATGTCGTGGCCGCGGGATTGGCCGCCACGTGCGAAGTCCAGATTGCCTACGCCATCGGCGTGGCCGAGCCGGTCTCGGTGCTGGTCACCACGGGCGGCACCGGCGTGGTGCCGGATGAGGTTCTGACCACGGCCGTGAAGGAGGTCTTTGACCTGCGGCCCTATTTCATCATCAAGCGTCTCAATCTTCTCCAGCCCATTTACAAAAAAAGCGCCTGCTATGGGCATTTTGGCCGCGAGGATTTTGTCTTCCCCTGGGAAGTGACCGACGCGGTCGCGGATCTCAAAACCGCGGCCAAGATCTAGCCGGTTTTCATTTCAATATTGGAAAGAAAAAGCCGGACCACCGCCTGTAGGCGGGGGTCCGGCTTTTTTGCGTCCGAGCTTTCGGGTCAGGGCAATTCCGCGGCCCAGGTGGTCATGGGCGGAATCGTGGTCACCAGTTCCTGCTTTTTCAGGAACTCGGCAAAACGCGCGTAGCGGTTTGCGTCCAACGCGCCGGGGCGCAGGGCGAAACGGGGCAGGGTGTCCTTCCAGGCCCGGCGGTTCAGTTCATCGTCCAGGTTTTCGCGGCCGTGGCCGACGAACAGCTTCCAGGATTCCTCGGGATGGTTGACGAGGTATTGGACGCCTTCTTCCAGGGCATCGACAAAGGCGCGCAGGTTTTTGTCCTTGGTTCTGTCGGACTTGGCCACGAGGATCAACTCGTCATAGGCGGGCACGCCGTGCTCCTCCACGAAAAACGCTTTGCCCGGCTTGCCCTCGATGGCCATCTGGTTCAACTCGAAGTTGCGGAACGCGCCGATGACCGCGTCGGCCTGACCCGTGAACAGGGACGGGGACAGGGAAAAATTGACGTTGACCAGTTTTACGTCATCCAGGCTCAGGCCGCTTTTCTCCAGCATCACCTTCAGCAGGGCGGTTTCGAATCCGCCCACGGAATAGCCGATGGTCTTGCCCTTGAGGTCGGCGATGCCGCCAATCTTGCCATTGTCGAGCACTACCAGGGAATTGAGGGGGGTGGCGACCAGGGTGGCGATACGGGTCAGGGGCAGACCTTCGGCCACCTGCATCTGATGCTGGTGCTGGTAGGATACGGCGATGTCGGCCTGACCGGCGGCCACGAGCTTGGGCGGATCATTGGGGTTGGAGGGCGCGATGAGTTCCACGTCCAGGCCTCGACTGGCGAAAAAGCCTTTTTCCAGAGCCACGTAGAGCGGGGCGTGGTCGGGGTTGACGAACCAGTCCAGAAGCACGGTCAATTTTTCGGCCTGGGCCGAGGACGCGCCCAAAAGCAGGGCGGTCAGGAGAATGCAGAGTTTTTTCATTGCAAAAGTCCTTGTTGCGGTTGCCAGAAAATCAGCCTGTCCAGCAGGCGGTCAACGAGAAAATAGAGCAGCAGGGAAATGGTGGCCAGCACGGTCAGGGCCGCGAACATGACATCGATCTGCATCCGGGCGTTGGCGTGGAGCATGTAAAAGCCCAGCCCCGAGCTGGCCCCGACCCATTCTCCGATGACCGCGCCGATGGGAGCCACGGCCGTGGCCACGCGCAGGCCCGAGGCCAGACCGGGCAGGGCCGAGGGGATGACGATGGCCGTCAGCACGGCCCAAGGCTTGGCACCCATGATCCGGGCCAGCTCCAAGAGGTCGGGATCAACGCGGCGCATGCCCCCGTAAAAGGCGGTGGTGACCGGAAAAAAGATGATCAAAACGGCCATGGCCACCTTGGAGGCCAAGCCGTAGCCCAGCCACAGCACCAGCAGCGGGGCCAGGGCAAAAACCGGGATGGCCTGGCTGACGACCAAAAGCGGCAGCATCCAGCGTTTCAAAAGCGGGGACAGGATCATGACCAGGGCCGCGCCCGCGCCCAAGACCGCGCCCAGAACGAGGCCCAGCAGGATTTCGGCCAGGGTCGCGCCCGTGTGTCCGAGAAGTTGCGGCGCATGGCTGGCCAGGGCCTGGGCCACGGGCAGGGGGCCGGGCAGGATGTAGGCCGGCACGCCGCTCAGGCTGACCAGCATCTGCCACAGGCCGACAAACCCGCCGGCCAGGATCAGGGGACGGGCGTTCATGCCACCTCCCGCAGGAGCAAATCCAGAAGTTCGCCGTGGTGTCGGGCCAGGGCCGGATCACCGGCCTCGCGCGGCGGTTCTTCCGGGAGGTCCATGGTCCGGACGACCCTGGCTGGCGAGCCCCCGAGCACGACGATGTGGTGCCCCAGGCGCAGGGCCTCCAGGGGATCGTGGGTGACCAGAACCACGGTCGCATTGGCGGTCAGGCGCGCGGCCAGATTTTGCAGGCGCAGCCGGTTCAGGGCGTCCAAGGCGGAAAAGGGCTCGTCCATGAGAATGACGGGGCGGCCTTCCATCAGGGTGCGCAACAGCGCGCCGCGTTGGCGCATGCCGCCGGACAGGGCAGTCGGCAGGGCCCGGGCCTGGTCCGCCAGGCCGGCCTGGGAGAGCAGGTCCAGGGCCTTGTCCCGATGGGTGGGCGTCAGTTCGCCCCGCAGGCGTGCGCCCAGCAGGATGTTGTCGAGCAGGGACAGCCAGGGCAACAGCAGATCGTTTTGACTCATCCAGGCCACGGCTGGACCGGCCGGCGCGGGCTCGATGCGGATTTCACCCTGAAATTCCAGGCTGGGCGCGCCGGCCAGAAGTTTCAGGAGCGTGGACTTGCCGCAGCCGCTTGGGCCAAGAATGCAGGTGGTCCGCCCGCCGGGAATGGTCAGGCTCAGGTCCGCGAACAGCGGCTGCCCGGAGTATTCCAGGCGGATGCGGTCCAGAACGAGGCGTGGGGCCGTCATCCAAAAAACCGGAAGAAGTGGTGCACCGGGCCGTGCCCCTGGCCCAGACTGTAGAACGCGCCGGCGCGGATGGCCCCGCTGATGTATTCCTTGGCATGGCGTACGGCGGTTTCCATGTCTTCGCCTTTGGCCAAGTGGGCGGCGATGGCCGAAGACAGGGTGCAGCCCGTGCCGTGGTTGTTGCGGGTGGCGATGCGTTCGCCTTGCAGGCGGACCATGCGGTCCTCGGCTCCCAGGTAGAGGCAGTCGTCGCTGTCGCCGGATTCCAGATGTCCGCCCTTGACCAGGACATTGGCCGGTCCCAGGGCAGCCAGGTCCCTGGCCGCGCTTTGGGCCGCTTCGGGCGTGGCGATGTCGCGGCCCAGCAATACTCCTGCCTCGGGCAGATTGGGCGTGATCAGGGTGGCCAGGGGGATGAGGGCGGTCTTGAGGGCGTCGATGGCCTCGTCCTGCAACAGTTTGTCCCCGCTTTGGGCGACCATGACCGGGTCCAGGACAATGACACGGACTTGATGCCGGATCAGACCCTGGGCCACGGCGTGAATCAGTTCGGGCGAGAAGAGCATGCCGACCTTGACCGCGTCGGTGCCGATGTCGCCCAGTACTGCGTCCAACTGGGCGGTGACGAAATCAACGGGCACGGCGTGGATGCCGGTCACGCCCAGGGTGTTCTGGGCGGTCAGGGCCGTGATGACGGACATGCCGTAGCAGCCGTTGGCCGCGAAGGTTTTGAGGTCCGCCTGAATGCCCGCGCCACCGCCGGAATCCGAGCCGGCGATGGTCAGGACACGAGAATATTTCTTGGAGAGGTTCATGGTCGCTCCTTGGCCGCGTCAATGATGGTTTTGAGTTCCGCCGCCGCCCGCATGGGGTCGAGGGCGCTGACAATGGACGAGACCACGGCCGCGCCGTCGCAGCCGGCGCGGATGACCGAGGCAGCGTTGTCTTGCGTGATGCCGCCGATGCCGACCAACGGGATGGACACCGCCGCCCGCATGGCCTTGATGCCCTCCAGACCCAGGGTCGGAGCCGTGTCGGTCTTGGTCGGGGTGGCAAAGACCGGGCTGACGCCGACATAGTCCGCGCCCGCGCGTTCGGCCTGGATGGCGTGTTCCACACACTCGGCCGAAATGCCGATGAACATGGCTTTGCCGACGATGCGCCGGGCGTCTGCCAGGGGCATGTCGGTCTGGCCCAGGTGCACGCCGTCCGCGTCCACGGCCAGGGCAACATCGATGCGGTCGTTGATGACCAACGGCACGCCGCTGCCGCGCAGCAGGGCGCGCACCGTCTTGGCCTCGGCCAGAAAATCCCGCGTGGAGGCCTGTTTTTCACGCAGCTGCACGCAGGTCACGCCCCCGGCCAGGGCCGCCCGGACGATGTCCACGGTGCTGCGGCCGCGCGAAAGTCCGCGATCCGTGACCAGATACAGGGAGAAGTCAGGCATGGCCGATCTCGCGGATACGGCCGCGTGCGGCCAGATCCTCGGGAGAAAGCGTGTACAGGGCGTCCAGGAGACGGACCTGGAATGTGCCGGGCCCTTCCGTTTTTTCGCCGGCAATTTCTCCTGCCACGCCCAGAAAGGCCAGGGCCGAGGCCGCAGCCGAAAGCGGGTCGGGGTCCACGGCCAGAAACGCCCCGACCAGGGCCGAGGCCGTGCAGCCCGTGCCCGTGACCCGGGGCATGAGCGGATGACCGCCCTCGACGAGAACGGTGTGCGTGCCGTCGGTGACCAGATCCGTGGGGCCGGTGATGGCCAGGGTCACGCCCAGTTCGCGGGCCAGTTGGCTGGCGGCGTCGGCTGCGTCGGTCACGGCGGCCGTGGCGTCCACGCCTTTGGTTTGGGAGGCCTGGCCGGCCAGGGACAGGATTTCCGAGGCGTTGCCGCGCACCACGGTGACCTTGGTCCGGGCCAGAATGGTTTTGGCCGCCTCGGTGCGCAAGGTTGTCGCGCCCGAGCCAACCGGATCGAGCACGATGGGTCGGCCCAGTGCCGTGGCCTTGACGCCGGCCTTGAGCATGGCCGCGACCCAGGTGTCGGTCAGGGTGCCGATGTTGAGGACCAGGGACGAGGCCAGGGCGACCATCTCCTCGACCTCGTTTTCAGCGTGGGCCATGACCGGTGACGCGCCGCAGGCCAGGAGGGCGTTGGCGGTGGTGTTCATGACCACGAAATTGGTGATGTTGTGGACAAGCGGGTTGGCCGCGCGGAGGGCGCGCAGGTTTTCGGCGGCTTTGCGGATTACGTCGGACACGGGACACCTCGTGCTGCGGGTGGGTTGGAAACGCGGCAGAGGCGAGGATGGGATCGGGGCCGGACGCCAGCCCTGGTTTTGCATTTCCCTTCGCTGGCATGATCCAGATCAGGTTCAACGGGTATCATCTCAGGCTCCTCGCCACCCCCTGCAAAAACTGGTTTTTGGCTAGGAGATCGGAGGGGTGGTGTCAAGGCGGCCGAGGATGGCGGTTCATTCTGGGATGCTCTTCGGCGGCTGCCTTGGGTTGGGCGTTTTTTGTCGCGATGAGGACCTTCTTTTTGGTAATCGTGCTATTTTGAAAATTCACGATCTCACGGTCTTTGGCTGTGATTGATGAAATGGCATGGAGATGTCGCGTCGTGTATTTTTAATGTATACTGATTTTGTCAGGTTTTGGTGCGAGCTTGTTTTCGTTTATTTGGGGTCCGGGAAAAGAGTCGCGGCGTTGTATTCACGGAGCCGGAAACTGGAAATTTTTGAATCATGATGAAGATCACATTAGAAAATTGGGGACTTATATTTACAAAACAAAAAGTGTCGTCTATGACACCTTCCTAGCCGTTCCATGAGGGGACGGTTACTGATTTTATGGTGTTTTATTGGTTGCTTGGAAGTATTTGGACTTCAATCCTGTCAACCGGAGCACAAGGACACAGCCTTGAAAAAACGTTACGTACCAATCACCATTGTCTGCGGTCTCTTGGCGACTTTGGCCATTGGCGGGCAGTTCGCCCCGGCCCCATCGGAAGAGCTTCCCGTTCGTCTGCGGCTGGACAACAAGGGTGGCGATGTCGTTTTTACCCACGCCCGGCACGTGAAGTATGTGGAAGGCATGGGGAAGGGGTGCATCGACTGTCATCACGAAGGAAAAATTCCCAACATGGCCGCGCTCCCGTGCGGTTCGTGTCATGCCACGGAATTTGACGCCAAGTTTTCGGCCGATCACCAGAAAAAGTTGCCTCGGGAAACCTGTGTGCAGTGTCATCATGCGGAAATGGGTACCTTGACGTATGATCATGATGCGCATGCCGAGGAATATACGTCGGCCTGTACCGACTGTCATCATGGCACGGACATAGAGGCGGAGCCAGGGGCCTGCAACCAATGCCATGGCGATACCGCCGACGGCGCCACTCCTTCCTTGCGGGAGGCCGTGCATGCCAAGTGTGAAAGTTGTCACGCCGAGATGTACGAGAAAAAACTGGATGGTTGCAAAGACTGTCACGCGATGTTGCCTGGAAAGGCCGAAGGAGCGCAGCCAGCCTGTAATTCCTGTCATTATGATTCGGATGCCACTCCATTGCCCCATCGAATGGATTCATTTCACGATCAGTGCATGACATGTCACGAGAAGGCAGGAGCTGGCCCTTATGGTGAAAAATCGTGTACCCGTTGTCACACTAGGTAAGGCATCATGATGAAACTCAATACTTCGTCCGCGCTCAAGGGGAGTTTGCAGGAGTCGCCCGTTCCGACGCTGGTACGGATTCCAATTCAAGAAAAACACAAGCCCGTGGTCAAGAAAAAACAAATCGTGGCCAAGGGTCAGGTCATCGCGGAGAATCCGTCCAAGAATTCATTCAATACCGGTTTTGTCCACGCGAGTATCGACGGCGCCGTGGATGACATTCAGCCTGGCTTTATTGTCATCGGCCCATTGCCCGCTCCCAAGGAGGGAGAGGATGTGGCCCCGCCTTCACGTCCGGAGCCGTGCTCGGATTTGGACGCGTTGATGCAGGAAGATCTCTGTCGCAGGCTTCTGGAACTGGGAATCGACACGGATAAATTTCATCCCTCGCGGACCCTGGTCGTCAATGGCCTGAATCCCGAACCCGGGGTTTACGTCAGCGAGCAGCTGCTCAAGGACGCCAAGGCGACCTTGGAAGCTGGCATTCAGGTCTTGGAGCGGGCGGTCAGGCCGGGTACGATCAAGCTTGTCGTCGCGCCGAGCATGAACATTACTCTCTACGGATGCACCACCGTGCATGCCAGTGACGTTTATCCCAAGACCATCGATCCCTTGGTCGTCCTGGCCGCGACTGGCTCGGAACGGCCGGATGGTGTCGATGTCATTTCCGTTTCGGACTTGTACCGTGTCGGACGGGTGGCGGAAACGAAGCTGCCCTTGGTGGATGCTGTCGTTTCCGTTGGAGAAAAGGTGTTTCGGGTTTCCACGGGCATGCCTGTACGGGATGTGTTGCATGTCGCCGGGATGTCATCGGATCGATGCAAGGTTGTCTTGGGCGGGCCCATGCGGGGCGAGGCTGTTTATGATCTCGCCATGGGTATTCCCGAGAACTGCACGGCCGTCACCCTGGTGCCCTTGGGGCGTTTTCCGGAAGTGGGATTGTCGGCCTGTATCAATTGTGGCGAATGC
This is a stretch of genomic DNA from Deltaproteobacteria bacterium. It encodes these proteins:
- a CDS encoding DUF2927 domain-containing protein, translated to MRRHTISWLICLVFFPTFIFANSQIVHDYVPGGRAPRFEGPVTVWIGGEDQLEGQYYVESVLRELTDIIPHVSIELVSSKSQANIRVYLTDSHEEWQQAIVRSEAEQATWQEKGQFIRGCTRVVSTASRRIKRADVILHLDFQTSGGQKLWVVRHEFMHALGVTGHPRNHPDSVLNSMQPQEDKNGLFSDDDKAVLQAIYAD
- a CDS encoding DUF721 domain-containing protein, with amino-acid sequence MRERQRRVCAMDEALGLTLNTPEAALELAIARLWRHWPEIFGTDMAEMIRPLGRRKTTMLLGTTNSMVMQEFSFLGPEILEKANTFLGTNYFQELKLELMSGRPPLDESLLPIPSPSPTPPLPEPLGNLLPCMDPSSPVTACYRAYVKLFRPDLATTEPSCVDTPSHG
- a CDS encoding methyltransferase domain-containing protein, whose translation is MHLLTQTKALADETRLRLLGILARHELNVGEIVQVMGMGQSRISRHLKILMDAGFVACKRDGLWAFYSTVANNGAGALLQAVLDGLSKMPEHALDLEGVTRVLSERRQSTTRFFDGLAADWTRMSQEILGNFDLARHLLGALQEFETVVDLGCGPGLLLGTLAEQAHHVIGVDNSARMLEAAGALLPENSRVSLRIGDLEHLPLRDGEADAAVMSLVLHHLASPGAGIVEMGRVVRPGGRAVLAEFQLHDNETLRSRYGDRWLGFSPDDLWRWLEQAGFRTQTCERHPINLGLTLIVITAKRHDISI
- a CDS encoding adenosylhomocysteinase, giving the protein MTLPIDPALDHKVADMSLADWGAKEMQLSEREMPGLMALIDKYGATQPLKGLRVTGSLHMTIQTAMLIKTLKALGADVRWASCNIFSTQDHAAAAVVAQGLAKVFAWKGETLEDYWWCTEMALTWPDGTGPDLIVDDGGDATLLVHEGAKCEKDPSLLHRATDNKEFRCILDRLAAGAKIDPQKWTKIAAGIRGVSEETTTGVHRLYQMAKTGELLFPAFNVNDSVTKSKFDNLYGCRESLADGIKRATDIMVAGKVVLICGYGDVGKGCAQSMRGFGARVLVTEVDPICALQAAMEGYEVTTMDKGVAEADIFVTATGNYHVIRGEHMLAMKDEAIICNIGHFDSEIDMAFLESTSGCVKTTIKPQVDKWVLPSGRSIIVLAEGRLVNLGCATGHPSFVMSNSFTNQVLAQLDLAKNTYEPQVMILPKILDEEVARLHLSRLGVELETLTQEQADYIGVSVNGPFKPDHYRY
- a CDS encoding methionine adenosyltransferase; this translates as MILNADHYLFTSESVTEGHPDKIADQISDAVLDSLLAQDPRSRVACETLVTTGMAVIAGEITTEAYADLPEIVRSTVREIGYVSSDMGFDANTCAVLSSIDKQSPDIAQGVDRSKPEDQGAGDQGMMFGYATTETSALMPAPIYYAHNLSRRLAEVRKTGVLNFLRPDGKTQVSVEYRQGKPVRIDNVVVSSQHTPEVTYEEIVDGIKREVIAKVMPAEMMDANTRIYINTTGRFVAGGPLADCGLTGRKIINDTYGGMGNHGGGAFSGKDPSKVDRSGAYMARYVAKNVVAAGLAATCEVQIAYAIGVAEPVSVLVTTGGTGVVPDEVLTTAVKEVFDLRPYFIIKRLNLLQPIYKKSACYGHFGREDFVFPWEVTDAVADLKTAAKI
- a CDS encoding ABC transporter ATP-binding protein; this encodes MKKLCILLTALLLGASSAQAEKLTVLLDWFVNPDHAPLYVALEKGFFASRGLDVELIAPSNPNDPPKLVAAGQADIAVSYQHQHQMQVAEGLPLTRIATLVATPLNSLVVLDNGKIGGIADLKGKTIGYSVGGFETALLKVMLEKSGLSLDDVKLVNVNFSLSPSLFTGQADAVIGAFRNFELNQMAIEGKPGKAFFVEEHGVPAYDELILVAKSDRTKDKNLRAFVDALEEGVQYLVNHPEESWKLFVGHGRENLDDELNRRAWKDTLPRFALRPGALDANRYARFAEFLKKQELVTTIPPMTTWAAELP
- a CDS encoding ABC transporter permease yields the protein MNARPLILAGGFVGLWQMLVSLSGVPAYILPGPLPVAQALASHAPQLLGHTGATLAEILLGLVLGAVLGAGAALVMILSPLLKRWMLPLLVVSQAIPVFALAPLLVLWLGYGLASKVAMAVLIIFFPVTTAFYGGMRRVDPDLLELARIMGAKPWAVLTAIVIPSALPGLASGLRVATAVAPIGAVIGEWVGASSGLGFYMLHANARMQIDVMFAALTVLATISLLLYFLVDRLLDRLIFWQPQQGLLQ
- a CDS encoding ABC transporter ATP-binding protein — its product is MTAPRLVLDRIRLEYSGQPLFADLSLTIPGGRTTCILGPSGCGKSTLLKLLAGAPSLEFQGEIRIEPAPAGPAVAWMSQNDLLLPWLSLLDNILLGARLRGELTPTHRDKALDLLSQAGLADQARALPTALSGGMRQRGALLRTLMEGRPVILMDEPFSALDALNRLRLQNLAARLTANATVVLVTHDPLEALRLGHHIVVLGGSPARVVRTMDLPEEPPREAGDPALARHHGELLDLLLREVA
- the thiD gene encoding bifunctional hydroxymethylpyrimidine kinase/phosphomethylpyrimidine kinase, which encodes MNLSKKYSRVLTIAGSDSGGGAGIQADLKTFAANGCYGMSVITALTAQNTLGVTGIHAVPVDFVTAQLDAVLGDIGTDAVKVGMLFSPELIHAVAQGLIRHQVRVIVLDPVMVAQSGDKLLQDEAIDALKTALIPLATLITPNLPEAGVLLGRDIATPEAAQSAARDLAALGPANVLVKGGHLESGDSDDCLYLGAEDRMVRLQGERIATRNNHGTGCTLSSAIAAHLAKGEDMETAVRHAKEYISGAIRAGAFYSLGQGHGPVHHFFRFFG
- the thiE gene encoding thiamine phosphate synthase, which encodes MPDFSLYLVTDRGLSRGRSTVDIVRAALAGGVTCVQLREKQASTRDFLAEAKTVRALLRGSGVPLVINDRIDVALAVDADGVHLGQTDMPLADARRIVGKAMFIGISAECVEHAIQAERAGADYVGVSPVFATPTKTDTAPTLGLEGIKAMRAAVSIPLVGIGGITQDNAASVIRAGCDGAAVVSSIVSALDPMRAAAELKTIIDAAKERP
- a CDS encoding hydroxyethylthiazole kinase, with the translated sequence MSDVIRKAAENLRALRAANPLVHNITNFVVMNTTANALLACGASPVMAHAENEVEEMVALASSLVLNIGTLTDTWVAAMLKAGVKATALGRPIVLDPVGSGATTLRTEAAKTILARTKVTVVRGNASEILSLAGQASQTKGVDATAAVTDAADAASQLARELGVTLAITGPTDLVTDGTHTVLVEGGHPLMPRVTGTGCTASALVGAFLAVDPDPLSAAASALAFLGVAGEIAGEKTEGPGTFQVRLLDALYTLSPEDLAARGRIREIGHA